The Halichoerus grypus chromosome 14, mHalGry1.hap1.1, whole genome shotgun sequence genomic interval ACCTGTTCAGGTAGTTGATGCTGTGGAATCAGGACTCTCCCTTGGGGATCCCGGGCCGCCCAACAACCACTAACCCCCCTGGTCTTTAGAGGCCTGTCATTCTAAAGAACATTCTTAATGGGAAAGCAGGTGCACAGTGAGGCTTTAATGATGGTCCTGAAAGAAGCAACAAAGGGAAAAGCATCCCGGCccgtggcggtggggggggggggggggcacgtaGCTCTGCGGCAGTGGTGGCTTCTTGGGGCCTTGCAGGCACGGCGTGTCCGTGGCCACGCCAGCACGGCCCCCCTGAGCCCTGCGCTTCTGCCCCTGTGAGAACTGCTGTGGGAGCTGCAGGGTCAGGCCTTCTCCAGGCTGCCTGGGCCCTTCCCCGTGGACAGCGCACTCGACCTCTGTCCTCTGCAGCGAGCCTGCCAAGGGGGTCCGGCTGTGCGTAGCCCACACAGGTGGGATGTCAGCAGTTGTCCGGGAGCTCACAGCCGATGTGcctccaggggcctgggggccacgcggtgtgtggtgtgggggacctgctgccccagcccccaccccagccgtGCTGGCTCATGCCCTCCATGCTTCCTGCTCTTCCAGAGCAGACCTACTGTGACCGCCTGGTCCAGGACACACCTTTCCTAATGGGCCATGGAAGCCTCAGTGAGCAGCAGGTGGACAGGATCATCCTCCAGCTGAACCGTTACTACCCTCAGATCCTCAGCaacaaggatgcagagaaggtAATGGGGAGGGGCTGGCATGTCTCCCGTGGGTCCCTTCCCCCTGGGCTGGGAGGAAGCAGGGTTGGGGGCAGGACAGGACAGCTCAGAGGTGAAAGCCCAGCTCCTCGCAGTGATGTTGGGCCCAGAACATTAGTTCTGCGAGCCTCAGTCTCTTCCTATGTCATCGGGGCCTGCTGGCAGCCCTCCagagatgccaggagcaccccagGAGACAAGACAGTGTGCCCCCATGCATGACAGGCCTGGGAGTGGCGtggggagcgggggaggagcGGGGCTGCTGGCCAGGCTCCACCCCAGTGCCACACGGCTTTGCTCCTGCCTCTTACAAAGGTTCAAAAATGGACAAACATTTGGGGAAACCAAGGGAGAGTGGGTGCACCTTGCCTGTGCTGCCCTTTCTCTGCTCCCCCCTCAGTGCCAGGGCTTCGGGGGTGCGGGGCTCCCGTCCAGCTGGGTGACTGACTGAGCCCTGCTCTTGGAGCTGCAGCTCCCGCCGCTGGTGCAGGGCACTGGTGCCACATGCAGGGCTGTCCACAGGGTTTGGGGCCTCTCCTGGGGACAGCCGAAATCTAGCTGGGCCCTGCTACTGGCTCAGAAGCTTAAGTTATAAACGTATACAGTAAGTTAAAAAGTATGGGTAAAATTTATACCTTATTAttgtaattaaaagtctaatataTTGTgtacaaatttgaatttgaaaagttTCAGACGTTTATACAAAAAAAAGCAGACTCCTGCACATACACACCCACAGTATTCCGTTCCTCATAGTCTCCGTGGCTCCCGCCGTATGCTTGTCTTTGGCTTTGCAGTTTCTGGTTCGATTCTGGTTCCAAGTGGAATGGTATGCTGCCACCAGGTGGCAGCACCAGGCCACCGCTTCTGGGTTCCAGGGATCCAAGCAAGAGCCCAGTTCACTGACCTTGGAACCACATATTTCTCCATCAAACACATCAAAagagcttgtttttattttttatttttttaaagattttatttatttgtcagagagagagggagagagcacaaagcaggggaagtggcaggcagagggggaagcagggtccccactgagcagggagcctgatgtggggcttgatcccaggaccccgggatcatgacctgagccaaaggcagacgcttaaccgactgagccacccaggcgccccttaacccttggtttttaaaaacttgaatcaCATTCCTGTAGACTGTAAACTACTGGAAGTTATCACTCACGCCATCACCTCATTGATTCCCTGTACCGACCCTACCGTTTGTTTGTTATATCCTTTTTACAATTGAGGAAACAGAGTCGTAGTgggtgaagtgacttgccaaagtcacacagcaagccaTCAGCTTCTGACAGTTGGAGTAATGTCGCCACTCTCCTCGATGCTGTCCGGCCTccacagggagggagggcaaggaCCAGTGACTGTGCTGTGACCGCAGCATGGGGGGGCTGTGGCCCTGGGTGGTCTGGGGTGGTCAGTAGCTGCCTCCTGAGTGTCCTGCCCCTCGAGCCTGACCTTCCCTTGCACCCCTTCCACCCCCAGTTCCGGAACCCCAAGGCGTCCCTGCGCGTGCGGCTCTGTGACCTCCTGGGCCACCTGCAGCGGAGCGGCGAGCGGGACTGCCAGGAGTTCTACCGGGCCCTGTACATCCACGCCCAGCCGCTGCACGGTCGCCTGCCCAGCCGGCTTGGCCCGCGTAAGTgtgcccggcccctcccccaagGCCGTCTGCGCGGTGGCccccagagagagcagggggtgttTCACATGCAGAGATCGTTGTCTGTCTCTGTCGGGCCAGTCTTTACACAGCAGGTAGCATCTGGTGCGCGAGGCCCTGCCCTTCTCTCTAGCCTAGCGCACCGGGAATCCTTAGGCTTGTGTTGGAGGCGGCTCACGGCTGTACCAGGCTTGAGCCACCTGTGCCCCATGGAGAAGCTGAGGTTGCCCCCACAACCGAGGATGCCCGGGGGGATCCCTGCAGTGTGGGTGTTTTTGTAGAACAGACTCGGGCACAGATGGCGGGTCCCAGGCATGTGCGTTTGGCTTAGAGGGTCTTGCTTGAGTGCTCAGGAGACGTGTGAGTCCCGAGGGACCCTCTGCTGctgagctggggatgggggaggcgTAGGCGGGGATAGCAGCTCATTTCTGAGGCCTCTGTGCCCTGGGCccctggaggaggggctgctgTCCCTCAATCCTCTGATCTGAAGCTGGAGGCCTGAGGGACAGGGTGGCTCACCCGCTCACCCCAGATGCTCAGCTGGGACCCAGGGCTGGTGTCCCTGACCTGAGGGCGGGCGGCAGGACTGGGCCCTGAGCTCTGGCCCAGGACCAGCACATCATACCAGCCACTGGGGGGCCCCACAGCCTGACTGGGAGTCACGTACCTTCCAGGCTCTTGGGCCATCAGCAGGTGGCTGGTTGGGGAGTTCTGGGGAGAACACGCTCCCTGCCCTCATGTGGACATCAGACTTGGGACAGGCGGGTGTTCATGCTGCGTTTGGTGTCTGCATCTGCAGGGAACAATGGCCCCCACCCCACGGCCTTCAGGGTCTCAGGAAGTGGACAGAAGGAAACCCAAAACTCAGGGTTCCATGAGGCTGGTCCCAGGGTCCCCTCTCTGCTGCTGACTCCCCCAAGCCCAGCCCAGAAGGCTGGGTGCCCATACAGCCTGGTCCCGCCCAGCCTGGGGGCCCCCAGGGTTGGGGAGAAGAAGCCTGAGCAGGCCCTTGGTTTCCTGCGGGCGGGGCAACCCCCTTCCTCTGGCCCGCTCCCACTAACCGAGCCCTGTGATTTTGTTTCCAGAGAACTCAGATTGCACAGAGCTAGACTCAGGCACCGTGGGCCGCGAGCTCAGTCACAGGGGTAACCGCCTCCGcgacccccaccccatcccccccaggGTTCCGTCTCTGCCTCAGGGGCTGCTCCTTTCCAAGTCAGGCTTGGTCCTGGCTTCCCATTGCACGGGCCCCAGGGTGCTTGCTGGGGCGCCCCGTCCTCCAGGCTCAGCCAGCCACTTGCTCACGTGCCCCCTTTCTCCCCAGGGCCCGTGGCCTTCCTGGCCTGCCTCGGCCTGGCCGCGGGGCTGGCGCTCCTCGTCTACTGTGGCCCTCCAGGTGGGTGATGCCTGGCCAGGCCCGAGCGCCGAGTcccctggcctccctgggcctcagtttccttgcacGTGCAGTGGGACAGTGGCAGGGCCCACCTTGCAGGGcacaggaagaagagggaatgtGGGGCCCCGGTTCTCAAGCCCTCCACCCCCAGGGGGGCAGGGAATGACAGCCCCTGATGGGAGGC includes:
- the CARD19 gene encoding caspase recruitment domain-containing protein 19, which encodes MTEQTYCDRLVQDTPFLMGHGSLSEQQVDRIILQLNRYYPQILSNKDAEKFRNPKASLRVRLCDLLGHLQRSGERDCQEFYRALYIHAQPLHGRLPSRLGPQNSDCTELDSGTVGRELSHRGPVAFLACLGLAAGLALLVYCGPPDPKVLPGARRVLGFSPIIVDRHVSRFLLAFLTEDLGRL